A part of Sebastes umbrosus isolate fSebUmb1 chromosome 21, fSebUmb1.pri, whole genome shotgun sequence genomic DNA contains:
- the plcxd2 gene encoding PI-PLC X domain-containing protein 2 isoform X3, whose translation MFSVLAKKVMVKWSMTQNLTFKEQLDAGIRYFDLRVSSKPGEPGNEIYFIHGLFGHKVSDGLQEINSFLSRHRKEVVFLDFNHYYAMGPEHHVYLINMLQEVFGSKLCSNCAVESITLDYLWQKKQQVIVFYHHPSAQSIPVMWPGNKIPAPWANTTQPNKLTKFLETTLSERAKQGSFHVSQAILTPKPNTVAKGLVWGLRDYLVERNLPTIMSWVQAQRPGVDGVNIITSDFVELTDFASVVIKLNNLLMSEQDRKPR comes from the exons ATGTTCAGCGTCTTAGCCAAGAAAGTCATGGTGAAGTGGTCCATGACCCAG AATCTGACTTTTAAAGAGCAGCTGGATGCAGGAATCCGCTACTTTGATCTCCGGGTCTCCTCAAAACCAGGCGAGCCTGGAAATGAGATCTACTTCATCCATGGCCTGTTTGGCCACAAG GTGAGCGACGGCTTGCAAGAAATCAACTCCTTCTTAAGTAGACACAGGAAAGAG GTGGTGTTTCTAGACTTCAACCACTACTATGCGATGGGCCCAGAGCATCATGTGTACCTCATCAACATGCTCCAGGAAGTGTTTGGCAGCAAGCTTTGTAGTAACTGTGCCGTGGAGAGCATCACTCTGGACTACCTCTGGCAGAAGAAACAACAG GTGATTGTGTTCTACCATCATCCATCAGCTCAGAGCATTCCTGTCATGTGGCCTGGAAACAAGATCCCCGCTCCCTGGGCGAACACCACCCAACCCAACAAGCTCACAAAG TTCCTGGAAACTACACTGAGTGAAAGAGCCAAGCAGGGCTCCTTCCACGTTTCTCAGGCCATCCTCACCCCCAAGCCCAACACCGTGGCCAAGGGCCTGGTCTGGGGGCTACGCGACTACCTGGTGGAGAG AAACCTGCCAACCATCATGTCCTGGGTCCAGGCTCAGAGGCCCGGGGTGGACGGGGTCAACATCATCACCTCTGACTTTGTGGAGCTCACTGACTTTGCCAGCGTTGTCATCAAACTCAACAACCTGCTTATGTCCGAACAGGACCGCAAACCAAGATGA
- the plcxd2 gene encoding PI-PLC X domain-containing protein 2 isoform X1, which yields MKTRPAGIGTVHADWMGSLPSRLSAMPLKHLAVPGSHDSFTFWVDVHAPVGPDQKGYVKYLATMFSVLAKKVMVKWSMTQNLTFKEQLDAGIRYFDLRVSSKPGEPGNEIYFIHGLFGHKVSDGLQEINSFLSRHRKEVVFLDFNHYYAMGPEHHVYLINMLQEVFGSKLCSNCAVESITLDYLWQKKQQVIVFYHHPSAQSIPVMWPGNKIPAPWANTTQPNKLTKFLETTLSERAKQGSFHVSQAILTPKPNTVAKGLVWGLRDYLVERNLPTIMSWVQAQRPGVDGVNIITSDFVELTDFASVVIKLNNLLMSEQDRKPR from the exons ATGAAGACCCGACCTGCAGGGATCGGTACCGTCCATGCAGACTGGATGGGTTCACTCCCCTCCAGGCTCAGTGCCATGCCACTCAAACACCTCGCCGTGCCAG GGTCTCATGATTCGTTTACCTTCTGGGTGGATGTGCATGCTCCTGTGGGACCCGACCAGAAGGGATATGTGAAGTACCTCGCCACCATGTTCAGCGTCTTAGCCAAGAAAGTCATGGTGAAGTGGTCCATGACCCAG AATCTGACTTTTAAAGAGCAGCTGGATGCAGGAATCCGCTACTTTGATCTCCGGGTCTCCTCAAAACCAGGCGAGCCTGGAAATGAGATCTACTTCATCCATGGCCTGTTTGGCCACAAG GTGAGCGACGGCTTGCAAGAAATCAACTCCTTCTTAAGTAGACACAGGAAAGAG GTGGTGTTTCTAGACTTCAACCACTACTATGCGATGGGCCCAGAGCATCATGTGTACCTCATCAACATGCTCCAGGAAGTGTTTGGCAGCAAGCTTTGTAGTAACTGTGCCGTGGAGAGCATCACTCTGGACTACCTCTGGCAGAAGAAACAACAG GTGATTGTGTTCTACCATCATCCATCAGCTCAGAGCATTCCTGTCATGTGGCCTGGAAACAAGATCCCCGCTCCCTGGGCGAACACCACCCAACCCAACAAGCTCACAAAG TTCCTGGAAACTACACTGAGTGAAAGAGCCAAGCAGGGCTCCTTCCACGTTTCTCAGGCCATCCTCACCCCCAAGCCCAACACCGTGGCCAAGGGCCTGGTCTGGGGGCTACGCGACTACCTGGTGGAGAG AAACCTGCCAACCATCATGTCCTGGGTCCAGGCTCAGAGGCCCGGGGTGGACGGGGTCAACATCATCACCTCTGACTTTGTGGAGCTCACTGACTTTGCCAGCGTTGTCATCAAACTCAACAACCTGCTTATGTCCGAACAGGACCGCAAACCAAGATGA
- the plcxd2 gene encoding PI-PLC X domain-containing protein 2 isoform X2 yields MKTRPAGIGTVHADWMGSLPSRLSAMPLKHLAVPGSHDSFTFWVDVHAPVGPDQKGYVKYLATMFSVLAKKVMVKWSMTQNLTFKEQLDAGIRYFDLRVSSKPGEPGNEIYFIHGLFGHKVSDGLQEINSFLSRHRKEVVFLDFNHYYAMGPEHHVYLINMLQEVFGSKLCSNCAVESITLDYLWQKKQQVIVFYHHPSAQSIPVMWPGNKIPAPWANTTQPNKLTKFLETTLSERAKQGSFHVSQAILTPKPNTVAKGLVWGLRDYLVERGQYSQCCKCLQQRGLSSLHMPLKKGQRAN; encoded by the exons ATGAAGACCCGACCTGCAGGGATCGGTACCGTCCATGCAGACTGGATGGGTTCACTCCCCTCCAGGCTCAGTGCCATGCCACTCAAACACCTCGCCGTGCCAG GGTCTCATGATTCGTTTACCTTCTGGGTGGATGTGCATGCTCCTGTGGGACCCGACCAGAAGGGATATGTGAAGTACCTCGCCACCATGTTCAGCGTCTTAGCCAAGAAAGTCATGGTGAAGTGGTCCATGACCCAG AATCTGACTTTTAAAGAGCAGCTGGATGCAGGAATCCGCTACTTTGATCTCCGGGTCTCCTCAAAACCAGGCGAGCCTGGAAATGAGATCTACTTCATCCATGGCCTGTTTGGCCACAAG GTGAGCGACGGCTTGCAAGAAATCAACTCCTTCTTAAGTAGACACAGGAAAGAG GTGGTGTTTCTAGACTTCAACCACTACTATGCGATGGGCCCAGAGCATCATGTGTACCTCATCAACATGCTCCAGGAAGTGTTTGGCAGCAAGCTTTGTAGTAACTGTGCCGTGGAGAGCATCACTCTGGACTACCTCTGGCAGAAGAAACAACAG GTGATTGTGTTCTACCATCATCCATCAGCTCAGAGCATTCCTGTCATGTGGCCTGGAAACAAGATCCCCGCTCCCTGGGCGAACACCACCCAACCCAACAAGCTCACAAAG TTCCTGGAAACTACACTGAGTGAAAGAGCCAAGCAGGGCTCCTTCCACGTTTCTCAGGCCATCCTCACCCCCAAGCCCAACACCGTGGCCAAGGGCCTGGTCTGGGGGCTACGCGACTACCTGGTGGAGAG AGGGCAGTACAGTCAATGCTGCAAATGCCTGCAACAAAGAGGATTGTCATCTTTGCATATGCCCTTGAAAAAGGGACAAAGAGCAAACTAA